The Xiphophorus maculatus strain JP 163 A chromosome 23, X_maculatus-5.0-male, whole genome shotgun sequence genome contains a region encoding:
- the cfl1 gene encoding cofilin-1 — MRSRVVHAATSGNALIRALPQCIKSFRHRSIQFLSDAELFAALTMASGVKVTDEVIAVFNDMKVRKAQANEDEKRKRKKAILFCLSKDLKNIVLDEGKEILLGDIGNTVMDPYQDFVKMLPPDDCRYALYDATYETKETKKEDLVFIFWAPDSAPLKSKMIYASSKDAIKRKFEGIKHEWQVNGLEDLKERRTLAEKLGGSSVVTLEGSPI; from the exons ATGCGCTCACGCGTCGTGCACGCCGCTACTTCCGGGAACGCGCTTATACGCGCGCTCCCGCAGTGTATAAAGTCGTTTCGTCATCGATCCATTCAATTTCTCTCCGACGCTGAACTGTTCGCTGCTCTGACAATG GCCTCCGGTGTGAAAGTCACGGATGAAGTGATCGCCGTCTTCAACGACATGAAGGTCCGTAAGGCTCAGGCGAACGAGGatgagaagaggaagaggaagaaggcCATCCTCTTCTGCCTCAGCAAGGACCTGAAGAACATCGTTCTGGACGAGGGCAAAGAAATCCTGCTGGGCGACATCGGCAACACCGTCATGGACCCGTACCAGGACTTTGTGAAGATGCTGCCGCCCGACGACTGCCGCTACGCCCTGTACGACGCCACCTACGAGACCAAAGAGACGAAGAAAGAGGACTTGGTCTTCATCTTCTG ggcACCGGACAGCGCTCCGCTGAAGAGCAAGATGATCTACGCCAGCTCTAAAGACGCCATCAAGAGGAAATTTGAAG gcATCAAGCATGAGTGGCAGGTGAACGGTTTGGAGGACCTGAAGGAGCGACGCACGCTGGCGGAGAAGCTGGGCGGCTCGTCGGTAGTCACCCTGGAAGGATCTCCTATATAA
- the LOC102227330 gene encoding atlastin-3-like yields the protein MGSDARPVQIVDVNKDDHSFTLNTEALAQVLLDPEVRDKHVVVLSVAGAFRKGKSFLLDFMLRYMHRKSDNNWLGRDDEELTGFSWRGGSEPETTGIQLWSKVFTVQKSDGTEVAVVLMDTQGAFDDQSTVKDCATIFALSTMTSSVQIYNLSQNIQEDDLQQLQLFTEYGRLAMDEIFQKPFQSLMFLIRDWSFPYEYNYGFKGGSEFLEKRLQVKEAQHEELQTVREHIHSCFTKISCFLLPHPGLKVATHPAFRGQLSDVAVEFKTQLQALIPKLLLPDNLAEKEINGNKVTCRGLLEFFKAYIKIYQGEDLPQPKTMLMATAEANNLAAVAAAKDQYQKNMERICGGDLPYVAPETLEEKHNFFHGEAIHTFANTKKMGGQEFCDRYQAQLQRELGEMWQSLSKHNEAKNLFSAFRTPAVLFVLMCLLYVVSGVLLFVGLTTFALVCDCGLGLLMVAMLVWAFIRYSGQYRPVGGAIDQAAGVVLEQATEMLNKSRGAPVSVKKKSS from the exons atGGGGAGTGATGCACGACCGGTTCAGATTGTGGACGTAAATAAGGACGATCACTCCTTCACGTTGAACACCGAGGCGTTAGCTCAGGTTCTGCTGGATCCGGAGGTCCGAGACAAACATGTGGTGGTTCTGTCGGTGGCCGGCGCCTTCAGGAAGGGGAAAAGCTTCTTACTGGACTTCATGCTCCGCTACATGCACAGAAAG AGCGACAATAACTGGCTGGGTCGGGATGACGAGGAGCTGACTGGGTTCTCTTGGAGAGGCGGGTCGGAACCAGAGACGACAGGCATCCAGCTGTGGAGCAAAGTTTTTACAGTTCAGAAGAGCGACGGGACGGAG GTGGCTGTGGTGTTGATGGACACTCAGGGAGCGTTCGATGACCAGTCCACAGTGAAGGACTGTGCCACCATCTTTGCTCTCAGCACCATGACCAGCTCAGTCCAG ATCTACAATCTCTCACAGAACATCCAGGAGGACGACCTGCAGCAACTACAG CTGTTCACAGAGTATGGCCGTCTGGCCATGGATGAGATCTTTCAGAAGCCGTTTCAG TCGTTGATGTTTCTGATCAGAGACTGGAGTTTCCCCTACGAATACAACTACGGCTTCAAAGGTGGCAGCGAGTTTCTGGAGAAACGGCTGCAG GTTAAGGAGGCTCAACATGAGGAGCTGCAGACTGTGAGAGAACACATTCATTCATGTTTCACCAAGATCTCCTGCTTCTTGTTGCCCCACCCTGGTCTCAAAGTTGCCACCCACCCCGCTTTCCGGGGACAACTGAGCG ATGTTGCCGTTGAATTCAAAACGCAGCTGCAGGCTCTGATTCCCAAACTGCTGCTTCCAGACAACCTGGCTGAGAAGGAAATAAACGGGAACAAAGTGACCTGCAGAGGCCTGCTGGAGTTCTTCAAG GCCTACATTAAAATCTACCAAGGAGAAGATTTGCCTCAACCAAAGACGATGCTCATG GCCACAGCAGAAGCCAACAACCTGGCAGCTGTAGCAGCAGCTAAAGATCAGTACCAGAAGAACATGGAGAGG ATATGTGGAGGAGATCTGCCGTATGTGGCTCCAGAGACGCTGGAGGAGAAGCATAACTTCTTCCATGGAGAAGCCATCCACACGTTTGCAAACACAAAGAAGATGGGAGGACAGGAGTTTTGCGATCGCTACCAGGCTCAGCTGCAGAGGGAGCTGGGCGAGATGTGGCAGTCGCTTAGCAAGCACAACGAG gCTAAGAACCTCTTCAGCGCCTTCCGGACTCCGGCGGTTCTCTTCGTGCTGATGTGCCTCCTCTACGTCGTGTCGGGCGTGTTGCTCTTTGTCGGCCTGACGACCTTCGCCTTGGTGTGCGACTGCGGCCTGGGGCTGCTGATGGTCGCCATGTTGGTGTGGGCCTTCATCCGCTACTCCGGCCAGTACCGGCCTGTGGGCGGAGCCATCGACCAGGCTGCCGGCGTCGTCCTAgaacag gCTACGGAGATGTTGAACAAATCGAGAGGAGCACCAGTGAGCGTCAAGAAGAAATCCAGCTAG
- the LOC102220151 gene encoding forkhead box protein N2-like, with translation MSLDLTEMKNGSHTLPPFSSSLAALGGSLTLTSSPPSLPLSPVSFPPSPTSLSPAAAESARSSSPVSDLAASQCLGQGDTSDQDDLTCLSWLHQRGDLLPLQPLTKVTTLPQRQPGQLPPPVAASSKPPYSFSSLIFMAIEDSPQKRLPVKDIYGWIVSNFPYYRTATGGWRNSVRHNLSLSKSFRRIQRDKSQSVGKGSLWCVCPEYRPALLEGLRKTHSYHGTSSCLINKPALLDGTSYEVPAVCDTVEISDSLSHALLLSSSSPQMHTPFSEDLPCPLTPDHEELVTMEPHEYQLHEVSEDTEKDPLSDSGYIELHYYESDQCQYLVLPSESELDLETVEILQLDVEAQEAAGSLLDLAGGVY, from the exons ATGAGTCTGGATCTGACAGAAATGAAGAACGGCTCTCACACGCTGCCACCTTTCTCCTCGTCTCTCGCTGCTCTTGGAGGCTCTCTGACCTTGACCTCCTCACCCCCGTCTCTCCCTCTGTCACCCGTCTCGTTCCCTCCCTCCCCCACCTCTCTGTCTCCGGCTGCAGCAGAGTCCGCTCGTTCATCGTCTCCTGTTTCAGACCTTGCCGCCTCTCAGTGCCTGGGACAGGGGGACACGTCCGACCAGGATGACCTGACCTGTCTGAGCTGGCTGCACCAGAGGGGCGACCTGCTGCCCCTGCAGCCTCTGACCAAAGTGACCACGTTACCCCAGCGACAGCCCGGGCAGCTTCCTCCTCCTGTGGCAGCCTCCTCCAAGCCGCCGTACTCCTTCAGCAGTCTCATCTTCATGGCGATAGAAGATTCTCCTCAGAAGAGGCTCCCGGTGAAGGACATCTATGGGTGGATCGTGAGCAACTTTCCGTACTACAGGACGGCCACCGGCGGCTGGAGGAACTCGGTGAGACACAACCTGTCGCTGAGCAAGAGCTTCCGTCGCATTCAGAGGGACAAGAGCCAG TCGGTGGGGAAGGGGTCGCTGTGGTGTGTGTGTCCAGAGTATCGGCCGGCACTGCTGGAGGGTCTGAGGAAGACCCACAGCTATCACGGCACCAGCAGCTGTCTGATCAACAAGCCTGCACT GTTAGATGGAACCAGCTACGAGGTGCCTGCAGTGTGCGACACGGTGGAGATCTCAG ACTCTCTTTCTCACGCCCTGCTCCTTTCTAGTTCCTCTCCCCAAATGCACACGCCTTTCTCCGAAGACCTGCCGTGCCCTTTGACCCCGGATCACGAGGAGCTGGTCACCATGGAGCCGCACGAATACCAGCTGCACGAAGTCAGCGAAGACACCGAAAAGGACCCGCTGTCCGACAGCGGCTACATCGAGCTGCATTACTACGAGTCCGACCAGTGCCAGTACCTGGTGCTGCCCAGCGAATCCGAACTGGACCTGGAGACTGTGGAGATCCTGCAGCTGGACGTGGAGGCCCAGGAAGCTGCCGGGTCCCTGTTGGACCTTGCGGGTGGCGTATATTAG